In Ctenopharyngodon idella isolate HZGC_01 chromosome 2, HZGC01, whole genome shotgun sequence, the following are encoded in one genomic region:
- the LOC127524738 gene encoding C-C motif chemokine 2-like, with translation MKYELIVAINLCSCTDGPPATCCLELRSSRVSLERVKNYRIQTKGLCPIKAVVIQTVSGKSLCSDPNSNWTQRAMRKVDKEREQDPVPTEAASADGSRGRADPVTTTELPLKRRRNRVKPRQKSKKEKSKTSTKAHKGPKEKRSERGDVKGKNKKGKN, from the exons atgaaatatGAATTAATCGTAGcgattaatttgtgttcatgtACAGATGGACCTCCAGCGACTTGTTGCCTCGAGCTAAGATCCAGCAGAGTGTCTTTGGAGAGAGTTAAGAACTACAGAATACAAACTAAAGGACTGTGTCCCATAAAAGCAGTTGT GATCCAGACTGTATCTGGGAAAAGTCTCTGTTCTGATCCTAACAGTAACTGGACACAGAGGGCCATGCGGAAGGTggataaagagagagagcaggaTCCTGTACCTACAGAAGCAGCATCAGCGGACGGGAGCAGAGGACGGGCAGATCCTGTCACAACAACTGAGCTGCCATTGAAAAGAAGGCGGAATAGAGTAAAACCAAGACAAAagagtaaaaaagaaaagtcaaaGACAAGCACAAAAGCCCATAAGGGTCCCAAAGAAAAGAGATCAGAAAGAGGCGATGTAAAAGGAAAGAACAAGAAGGGAAAAAACTGA